A single region of the Mycobacterium lentiflavum genome encodes:
- a CDS encoding FAD-binding oxidoreductase → MSALPAGRHFFRNDDGYEDARRGTVWNQRVPARYPDLIVQAVDTDDIVSALRYAKANGLKVNIRSGGHSWAANHLRDGAVLLDVNRINHANIDAEKGVAVVGPGKGGSILMAELEAQNLFFPAGHCKGVCVGGYLLQGGYGWNSRIWGLACENVIGLDVITAEGEQIHCDADNHADLYWAARGAGPGFFGVVTSFYLKLYPRPGVCGTSVYVYPIEFADEIYTWARNVSAEVDRRVEMQIVASRSVPNMNLDRPAITFASPAFADTEKEAEEALAIFGTVPVVDKALVAIPYMPTDMPTWYTAVMSNYLPDHRYAADNMWTSASAEDLLPGIHNIIDTIPDHPSHFLWLNWGPSPARPDMAYSIEDEVYLALYGAWKNESDDAKYGDWARSNMAAMSHLATGIQLADENLGQRPARFASDAAMARLDKIRTAYDPDGLFNAWMGRL, encoded by the coding sequence ATGAGTGCGCTACCTGCAGGGCGGCACTTTTTTCGCAACGACGACGGATACGAAGACGCCCGCCGCGGCACGGTATGGAACCAACGAGTCCCCGCGCGCTACCCGGACCTGATCGTTCAGGCCGTCGATACCGACGACATCGTCAGCGCCCTGCGCTACGCCAAGGCCAATGGCCTCAAGGTGAACATCCGGTCGGGCGGCCACAGCTGGGCGGCCAACCACCTGCGCGACGGAGCCGTGCTGCTCGACGTCAACCGGATCAACCACGCGAATATCGATGCCGAAAAGGGCGTCGCCGTCGTCGGTCCCGGCAAGGGTGGCAGCATCCTGATGGCCGAGCTGGAAGCGCAGAATCTCTTCTTCCCCGCCGGGCACTGCAAGGGTGTGTGCGTCGGCGGATACCTACTGCAGGGCGGGTACGGCTGGAACAGCCGGATCTGGGGCCTGGCGTGTGAAAACGTCATCGGTCTGGACGTGATCACTGCCGAGGGCGAACAAATCCATTGCGACGCAGACAATCACGCGGACCTGTACTGGGCCGCACGCGGCGCCGGTCCGGGCTTTTTCGGCGTGGTCACCTCGTTCTACCTGAAGCTCTACCCTCGCCCCGGCGTCTGCGGCACCAGCGTCTACGTGTATCCGATCGAGTTCGCCGACGAGATCTACACGTGGGCGCGCAACGTCAGCGCCGAGGTGGACCGTCGCGTCGAAATGCAAATCGTGGCAAGCAGAAGCGTCCCGAACATGAACCTCGACAGGCCTGCCATCACCTTCGCGTCGCCGGCATTCGCCGACACCGAGAAGGAAGCCGAGGAGGCCCTGGCCATCTTCGGTACGGTGCCGGTTGTCGACAAGGCGTTGGTTGCAATTCCTTACATGCCAACCGATATGCCCACCTGGTACACCGCCGTGATGAGCAACTACCTGCCCGACCACCGCTACGCCGCCGACAACATGTGGACGTCGGCCTCCGCCGAAGATCTGCTGCCGGGCATTCACAACATCATCGACACGATTCCCGACCACCCGTCGCACTTCCTGTGGCTGAACTGGGGGCCGTCGCCGGCCCGCCCGGACATGGCCTACAGCATCGAAGACGAGGTCTACCTGGCTCTGTACGGCGCCTGGAAGAACGAATCCGACGACGCGAAGTACGGCGACTGGGCCCGTTCCAACATGGCCGCGATGTCGCATCTGGCCACCGGCATTCAGCTCGCTGACGAGAATCTCGGCCAGCGTCCGGCCCGATTCGCCAGTGACGCGGCCATGGCCCGCCTGGATAAAATACGAACGGCCTACGACCCAGATGGTCTGTTCAACGCGTGGATGGGACGACTCTGA
- a CDS encoding IclR family transcriptional regulator — protein sequence MAPPEPASNTNRDEGIQVLRRAAAALDEIAAEPGRLRLVDLGERLGLAKSTARRLLVGLVEVGLAGVDSQGRFSLGERLLGFGSAAGPHVSAIFRPTIERVARATDGETVDLSVLRGQRMWFVDQIESSHRLRAVSAIGVRFPLEVTANGKAALAALGDADAEAMISRLSSGVAERLRREIAEIRRTGLAFDRGEHTPGISAAAIARRTLGDSVVAISVPAPTERFLEKEQRIVAALRTAIDSPAWTR from the coding sequence GTGGCGCCCCCGGAACCCGCTTCGAATACGAATCGCGACGAAGGCATCCAGGTGTTGCGTCGTGCCGCCGCGGCATTGGACGAGATCGCTGCCGAGCCCGGCCGGCTCCGGCTGGTCGACCTCGGCGAGCGGCTCGGACTGGCCAAATCGACGGCGCGGCGCCTTCTGGTCGGGCTGGTGGAAGTCGGGCTGGCCGGGGTGGATTCACAGGGCCGTTTCTCGCTGGGCGAGCGCCTGCTCGGATTCGGCAGCGCCGCGGGACCGCACGTCTCGGCGATTTTCCGGCCGACCATCGAACGGGTAGCGCGCGCGACCGACGGCGAAACCGTCGACCTGTCCGTGTTGCGCGGCCAGCGAATGTGGTTCGTCGACCAGATCGAATCGTCCCACCGGCTCCGCGCGGTCTCCGCCATCGGCGTCCGATTCCCGCTGGAAGTGACCGCCAACGGCAAGGCCGCGCTGGCGGCGCTGGGCGACGCCGACGCGGAGGCGATGATCTCCCGGTTAAGTTCCGGCGTGGCCGAGCGGCTTCGCCGCGAGATCGCCGAGATCCGGCGCACTGGGCTCGCATTCGACCGTGGAGAACACACCCCCGGTATTTCGGCGGCCGCCATCGCGCGACGGACGTTGGGCGACAGCGTCGTCGCGATCTCGGTGCCGGCACCCACCGAGCGCTTCCTGGAGAAGGAGCAACGCATCGTCGCAGCATTGCGCACGGCGATCGACTCGCCGGCCTGGACTCGTTGA
- a CDS encoding aromatic/alkene monooxygenase hydroxylase subunit beta gives MTTAAPRRLKTWSIAGNTGRKPTEYEIATGNFHYHFNRKPAPFDLDPDTAINRWYLKYREGSPLRADDWEGFRDPAALSYRRYIALQHDREVYAEGVVDHYETLNHDQQLDPAWVAILERVYVPARFVHHVLQITGLYLGQLAPSAYITNAAFFQAADELRALQWIAYRAKSLSLAHGPQLANSEATRRIWELDEAWQPARETLERLLLAYDWGEAFAALNLVVKPTLDAFFKESLAELAASHGDGLTAALLQESRVDTIRSQAWSAELVRYSVSANPANRDVLARWQTEWQPLADRALDGLATIFADAPRPNDPVAVGRRVAASVSEFQSSLE, from the coding sequence TATCACTTCAACCGCAAACCCGCGCCCTTCGACCTGGATCCCGACACTGCGATCAATCGCTGGTACCTCAAATACCGTGAAGGATCTCCGCTGCGCGCCGATGACTGGGAAGGGTTTCGTGACCCGGCGGCGCTCAGTTACCGGCGATACATCGCGCTACAGCACGACCGAGAGGTCTATGCAGAGGGAGTGGTCGACCACTACGAAACCCTCAACCACGACCAGCAACTCGACCCGGCGTGGGTGGCGATCCTCGAGCGTGTGTATGTGCCGGCCCGCTTCGTCCACCACGTCCTGCAGATCACCGGTCTGTACCTCGGCCAGCTTGCGCCCAGCGCCTACATCACCAACGCGGCGTTCTTTCAGGCCGCCGACGAGTTGCGAGCATTGCAGTGGATCGCTTATCGAGCTAAGTCGTTGTCCCTGGCCCACGGTCCGCAACTGGCCAACTCTGAGGCAACACGCCGTATTTGGGAGCTGGACGAAGCCTGGCAGCCAGCACGGGAGACTCTCGAACGGTTGCTGCTCGCCTACGACTGGGGCGAGGCCTTCGCCGCGCTGAACTTGGTTGTCAAGCCAACCCTCGACGCGTTTTTCAAGGAGTCTCTGGCCGAGTTGGCCGCATCACACGGCGACGGGCTAACTGCGGCACTCCTGCAAGAGTCGCGGGTGGACACGATCCGTAGCCAGGCATGGTCGGCCGAGCTGGTCCGCTACAGCGTCTCCGCCAATCCGGCTAACCGCGACGTCCTGGCACGGTGGCAGACCGAATGGCAACCGTTAGCCGATCGTGCCCTCGACGGACTCGCCACGATATTCGCAGACGCGCCGCGTCCGAATGACCCTGTGGCCGTTGGCCGGCGAGTCGCAGCGTCGGTTTCTGAATTCCAGTCATCCTTGGAGTAA